In the genome of Pseudomonadota bacterium, one region contains:
- the mlaD gene encoding outer membrane lipid asymmetry maintenance protein MlaD: MNTRTVEIGVGLFVACGMAALFMLAMQVSNLSTLGNNDGYVVTASFQNIGGLKVRAPVTVSGVRVGRVEGIDYDFQTFEAVVSLKIEARYNGFPEDTSASIFTAGLLGEQYVALEPGGSMTNLEDGSRIQLTQSALVMEQIIGQFLYNAAGKKPEQAAAQPEPQLNPAPAAESK, encoded by the coding sequence GTGAATACCAGAACTGTAGAGATCGGCGTCGGGTTGTTCGTCGCCTGCGGCATGGCGGCCCTGTTCATGCTGGCCATGCAGGTCAGCAATCTCAGCACGCTCGGTAACAACGACGGCTATGTGGTCACGGCCAGCTTCCAGAATATCGGCGGTCTCAAGGTGCGCGCCCCGGTCACGGTATCCGGGGTGCGGGTCGGCCGGGTCGAGGGCATCGACTACGACTTCCAAACCTTCGAGGCCGTGGTATCCCTCAAGATCGAGGCGCGCTACAACGGATTTCCGGAAGACACCTCGGCCAGCATCTTCACCGCCGGCCTGCTGGGAGAGCAGTACGTTGCCCTGGAGCCGGGCGGCTCCATGACCAACCTGGAGGATGGCAGCCGCATCCAGCTGACCCAGTCCGCGCTCGTCATGGAGCAGATAATCGGCCAGTTCCTGTACAATGCGGCGGGGAAAAAGCCCGAACAGGCGGCCGCCCAGCCGGAGCCGCAGCTGAACCCGGCCCCGGCCGCGGAGTCGAAGTGA
- the mlaE gene encoding lipid asymmetry maintenance ABC transporter permease subunit MlaE gives MLKSLQRLGHRTLGFFERLGRGHLFLLQILASMPGMLLRPVLLVKQMYSVGVLTLVIIVVSGLFVGMVMGLQGYNTLVDFGAEESLGVLVALSLVRELGPVVAALLFAGRAGSALAAEIGLMKATEQLSGMEMMAVDPVQRVIAPRFLATFLCMPLLAAIFSAVGVYGGHFVGVGLLGVDDGAFWSQMQDKVDVYDDILNGVIKSIVFGFIAGWIALFEGYDAVPTAEGVSGATTRTVVHTALAVLGLDFVLTALMFGD, from the coding sequence ATGCTGAAATCGCTGCAACGGCTGGGTCACCGGACGCTGGGCTTCTTCGAGCGCCTCGGCCGCGGGCACCTGTTCCTGCTGCAGATCCTGGCCAGCATGCCGGGCATGCTGCTGCGTCCGGTGCTGCTGGTGAAACAGATGTATTCCGTCGGCGTACTCACCCTGGTGATCATCGTGGTCTCCGGACTGTTCGTGGGTATGGTCATGGGATTGCAGGGTTATAATACCCTGGTCGATTTCGGAGCCGAGGAGTCGCTCGGTGTGCTCGTGGCCCTGTCGCTGGTGCGCGAACTCGGCCCGGTGGTGGCCGCGCTGCTGTTCGCCGGGCGCGCCGGTTCGGCGCTGGCGGCGGAGATCGGCCTGATGAAGGCCACCGAGCAGCTGTCCGGCATGGAGATGATGGCGGTCGACCCGGTGCAGCGCGTGATCGCGCCGCGCTTCCTGGCGACGTTCCTGTGCATGCCCCTGCTCGCGGCGATCTTCAGCGCGGTCGGTGTCTATGGCGGCCATTTCGTCGGTGTCGGACTGCTGGGCGTAGACGACGGCGCGTTCTGGTCGCAGATGCAGGACAAGGTGGATGTATACGACGACATCCTCAACGGTGTCATCAAGAGTATCGTGTTCGGCTTCATCGCCGGCTGGATCGCCCTGTTCGAAGGTTACGATGCCGTGCCGACGGCGGAAGGCGTGAGCGGCGCGACGACCCGCACGGTGGTGCATACGGCGCTGGCCGTGCTGGGGCTGGACTTCGTGCTGACCGCACTGATGTTTGGAGACTAG
- a CDS encoding ABC transporter ATP-binding protein, whose product MSEPVVQIRGLRFARGARMIFDGVDLDIRPGTVTAIMGPSGTGKTTLLKLIGGQLQPLSGSIRVQGLEVAALGRPELYRLRKRMGMLFQTGALLTDISVFDNVAFPIREHTRLPEALVRDLVLMKLQAVGLRGAAGLMPSELSGGMARRVALARAIALDPLMVMYDEPFTGQDPISMGILVKLIRELNDALGLTSIVVSHDVRETSAIADYAYLLSNGRVMDHGRPDDLWQSQSEWTRQFLHGEPDGPVAFHYPAPGFREDLIGGGQA is encoded by the coding sequence ATGTCGGAGCCAGTTGTCCAGATACGCGGTCTGCGCTTTGCCCGTGGCGCACGGATGATCTTCGACGGCGTGGACCTCGACATCCGGCCGGGCACCGTCACCGCCATCATGGGACCGAGCGGCACCGGCAAAACCACGTTGCTGAAGCTGATCGGCGGGCAGTTGCAGCCGCTGTCGGGTTCCATTCGCGTGCAGGGCCTGGAGGTGGCGGCCCTCGGCCGTCCCGAACTCTATCGTCTGCGCAAGCGCATGGGCATGCTGTTCCAGACCGGGGCGCTGCTGACGGACATCAGCGTGTTCGACAACGTCGCATTCCCGATCCGCGAGCATACCCGACTGCCCGAGGCGTTGGTGCGCGACCTGGTGCTGATGAAGCTGCAGGCGGTCGGCCTGCGCGGTGCGGCCGGGCTCATGCCCAGCGAACTTTCGGGCGGCATGGCGCGCCGCGTGGCCCTGGCGCGCGCGATCGCGCTGGATCCGCTGATGGTCATGTACGATGAACCCTTTACCGGCCAGGATCCGATTTCCATGGGCATCCTCGTCAAGCTGATCCGTGAACTCAACGACGCACTCGGCCTGACCAGTATCGTGGTCTCGCACGACGTTCGCGAGACCAGCGCCATTGCCGACTACGCCTACCTGCTTTCAAACGGCCGGGTGATGGACCACGGCAGGCCGGACGACCTGTGGCAATCGCAATCCGAATGGACCCGGCAGTTCCTGCATGGCGAACCGGACGGGCCGGTGGCATTCCATTATCCTGCACCGGGCTTCCGCGAGGACCTGATCGGCGGAGGGCAGGCCTGA
- a CDS encoding calcium/sodium antiporter, whose product MWTELLAIVAGFGLLGWSAGRLVEGASAIAWHLDIPPLVIGLTVVSIGTSAPEIVFSGIAAWQGNAGLAVGNALGSNIVNTTLILGAGALIQPLRVHSSIIRRELPVMVLVMGYTYALLVDGVLGRLDGVALLTGMVVMLYWIVRVGMRGQAARDPIGSEYAHELPTDIGRGRAVLLVTVGLLVLLGSSRLLVWGAAALATRFGVSDLIIGLTIAALGTSLPELAATVMSALRNEHDIALGNIIGSNIFNLLAVLGLAGLIRPEPLETAVLTRDYPCMVGTTLAMFFMAYGFRGPGRLSRAEGVLLLCAYGAYQTLLYFTGT is encoded by the coding sequence GTGTGGACTGAACTGCTCGCCATCGTGGCCGGCTTCGGCCTGCTGGGCTGGAGCGCGGGGCGGCTCGTCGAGGGCGCCAGCGCGATCGCGTGGCATCTGGATATCCCGCCGCTGGTGATCGGTCTGACCGTGGTCAGCATCGGCACCTCGGCCCCGGAGATCGTGTTTTCCGGCATCGCGGCCTGGCAGGGCAACGCCGGCCTCGCGGTGGGCAATGCGCTGGGCTCGAATATCGTCAACACCACCCTGATTCTCGGCGCCGGCGCACTCATCCAGCCCCTGCGCGTGCATTCCAGCATCATCCGCCGCGAACTGCCGGTCATGGTGCTGGTCATGGGCTACACCTACGCCCTGCTCGTCGACGGCGTGCTCGGCCGCCTCGACGGCGTGGCGTTGCTGACCGGTATGGTCGTCATGCTGTACTGGATCGTCCGTGTCGGCATGCGCGGTCAGGCCGCGCGCGACCCGATCGGCAGCGAGTACGCCCATGAGCTGCCGACGGATATCGGGCGCGGGCGGGCGGTGCTGCTGGTGACGGTCGGTCTGCTGGTGCTGCTCGGGAGTTCGCGCCTGCTGGTCTGGGGTGCGGCCGCGCTGGCGACGCGCTTCGGCGTCAGTGACCTGATCATCGGCCTGACGATCGCCGCGCTCGGCACCAGCCTGCCGGAACTGGCCGCCACGGTGATGAGCGCGCTCAGGAACGAGCACGACATCGCACTCGGCAACATCATCGGTTCCAATATATTCAACCTGCTCGCGGTACTCGGCCTCGCCGGGCTGATCCGGCCGGAACCGCTCGAGACCGCGGTGCTGACACGCGATTATCCCTGCATGGTGGGCACGACGCTCGCCATGTTCTTCATGGCCTACGGTTTTCGCGGTCCCGGCCGGCTCAGCCGGGCCGAAGGCGTGCTGCTGCTGTGCGCCTATGGCGCCTACCAGACCCTGTTATACTTCACCGGAACCTGA
- a CDS encoding KpsF/GutQ family sugar-phosphate isomerase: MNDNKLQDLALAVIDTEARAIERLGEEIRKPSFTQACHLMLECHGRVVVTGMGKSGHIAGKIAATLASTGTPAFFVHPGEASHGDLGMITTSDVVLALSNSGETAEIVTILPLIKRLQVPLIAMTGNPHSTLALAATASINVSVEKEACPLGLAPTASTTAALAMGDALAVALLETRGFTAEDFARSHPGGTLGRRLLLLIDDLMHTGDAIPRVTADTLLSDALVEMTRKGLGMTAVVDAAGKLLGVFTDGDLRRTIDHRIDVHSARVSEVMTARCKAVHPGMLAAEALQIMDATKINALPVINDDHELVGALNMHDLLRAGVV, translated from the coding sequence ATGAACGACAACAAGCTGCAGGATCTCGCCCTGGCGGTGATCGACACCGAGGCACGCGCCATTGAGCGGCTCGGCGAGGAAATCCGCAAGCCCTCGTTCACACAGGCCTGTCACCTGATGCTCGAATGCCACGGGCGGGTCGTGGTCACCGGCATGGGCAAATCCGGCCACATCGCCGGCAAGATCGCGGCGACCCTGGCCAGCACCGGCACGCCCGCCTTCTTCGTGCATCCCGGCGAAGCCAGCCACGGCGACCTGGGCATGATCACCACCAGCGACGTGGTACTGGCGCTGTCCAACTCCGGCGAAACCGCCGAGATCGTCACCATTCTGCCGCTGATCAAACGCCTCCAGGTGCCGCTGATCGCCATGACCGGCAACCCGCACTCGACCCTGGCGCTCGCCGCCACCGCCAGCATCAACGTGAGCGTGGAAAAGGAGGCCTGCCCGCTCGGCCTGGCGCCGACCGCCAGCACCACCGCGGCGCTGGCCATGGGCGACGCACTCGCGGTCGCGTTGCTGGAGACGCGCGGCTTCACCGCGGAGGACTTCGCGCGCTCGCATCCCGGCGGGACCCTGGGCCGGCGCCTGCTGCTGCTGATCGACGACCTGATGCACACCGGCGACGCCATCCCGCGCGTCACCGCGGACACCCTGCTCAGCGACGCACTGGTGGAAATGACCCGCAAGGGTCTGGGCATGACCGCAGTGGTGGACGCCGCCGGCAAGCTGCTCGGGGTGTTCACCGACGGCGACCTGCGCCGCACCATCGACCACCGCATCGACGTGCATAGCGCCCGGGTCAGCGAGGTCATGACCGCCCGCTGCAAGGCGGTGCACCCCGGCATGCTCGCCGCCGAGGCGCTGCAGATCATGGACGCGACCAAGATCAATGCCCTGCCCGTCATCAACGACGACCATGAACTGGTCGGCGCGCTCAACATGCACGACCTGCTGCGCGCCGGCGTGGTATAA
- the kdsC gene encoding 3-deoxy-manno-octulosonate-8-phosphatase KdsC, translating into MKDILEKAAHVRLLIFDVDGVLTDGTLFVGDDGQEYKAFHSRDGHGIKMLQKHGVIVGIITGRTSKVVEHRMANLGITHVYQGKLDKLPAYEELIDKLGISPHETAYVGDDVVDLPVMRRVGLAIAVQDAHPLVVRHCHWQTPSGGGRGAARDVCEMLLEARGVLKQELDSYL; encoded by the coding sequence ATGAAAGACATACTCGAAAAAGCCGCGCACGTCCGGCTCCTGATCTTCGACGTGGATGGCGTGCTCACCGACGGCACCCTGTTCGTCGGCGACGATGGCCAGGAATACAAGGCATTCCACTCGCGCGATGGCCACGGCATCAAGATGCTGCAGAAGCACGGGGTGATCGTCGGCATCATCACCGGCCGCACCTCGAAAGTCGTCGAGCACCGCATGGCGAACCTGGGCATCACCCACGTCTACCAGGGCAAGCTGGACAAGCTGCCGGCCTACGAGGAGCTGATCGACAAGCTGGGCATCAGCCCGCACGAGACGGCCTATGTCGGTGACGACGTGGTCGACCTCCCGGTCATGCGCCGCGTGGGACTGGCCATCGCCGTGCAGGATGCGCATCCGCTGGTGGTACGCCACTGTCACTGGCAGACACCCAGTGGCGGCGGGCGCGGCGCGGCGCGCGATGTCTGCGAGATGCTGCTGGAGGCACGTGGCGTGCTCAAACAGGAACTGGACAGCTACCTGTGA
- the lptC gene encoding LPS export ABC transporter periplasmic protein LptC: MSSVRKLILLLVAVLVIATTWLTRQQDAGDETAVRTDRGPDAYADDVRIQVMDTNGLPAYHLRAEHIAWYPDNDQLALQRPRLDVHRPDGAHWELRAEQGLTGRAGDPVSLTGTVIIQKVAANSGSALKITTADVTVMSDARLALTEAPALVEGAGYRFEATGLTADFRENRLELRSQVRGRIDARS, from the coding sequence GTGAGCAGCGTCCGCAAGCTCATCCTGCTGCTGGTCGCGGTGCTCGTCATCGCCACCACCTGGCTCACCCGCCAGCAGGACGCCGGCGACGAGACGGCAGTGCGGACCGATCGCGGCCCGGACGCCTACGCCGACGACGTCCGCATCCAGGTCATGGACACGAACGGCCTGCCGGCCTACCACCTGCGTGCCGAGCATATCGCCTGGTATCCTGACAACGATCAACTGGCGCTGCAGCGCCCGCGCCTCGACGTCCACAGACCCGACGGCGCTCACTGGGAACTGCGCGCCGAACAGGGGCTGACAGGACGCGCCGGCGATCCGGTTTCCCTGACCGGCACTGTTATCATTCAGAAAGTTGCGGCCAATTCCGGCAGCGCTCTCAAGATCACGACCGCCGACGTCACCGTCATGTCAGACGCCCGCCTGGCACTGACCGAAGCGCCCGCCCTGGTGGAAGGTGCGGGCTACCGCTTCGAGGCGACGGGGCTGACGGCGGACTTCCGCGAGAACAGGCTGGAACTGCGTTCACAGGTACGGGGCCGGATCGATGCGCGCAGCTAA
- the lptA gene encoding lipopolysaccharide transport periplasmic protein LptA, protein MRAANATLRACVWLLTLMPCLAWALASDRNQPIQIEADRATLDEKAGLSVYEGNVVMQQGTLKLRGRRMAVQVRDNQVESITLDGAPASFMQRPDGGATDQHAEADHIEYITADQQLILRGNAQIRQSDKERFSSNRIIINLRDNTVSAGGSSSGSRVRITLQPEAVPPAAPPADPAQ, encoded by the coding sequence ATGCGCGCAGCTAATGCGACCCTGCGCGCCTGTGTCTGGCTGCTGACCCTGATGCCCTGCCTGGCCTGGGCGCTGGCCAGCGACCGCAACCAGCCGATCCAGATCGAGGCGGACCGCGCCACCCTGGACGAGAAGGCAGGACTGAGCGTCTACGAAGGCAACGTGGTCATGCAGCAGGGCACGCTGAAACTGCGCGGCAGGCGCATGGCCGTGCAGGTCCGCGACAATCAGGTGGAGAGCATCACCCTCGACGGTGCGCCGGCCAGTTTCATGCAGCGGCCCGACGGCGGCGCTACCGACCAGCATGCAGAGGCGGATCATATCGAGTACATCACCGCCGACCAGCAGCTGATCCTGCGCGGAAACGCCCAGATCCGCCAGTCCGACAAGGAACGGTTCAGCAGCAACCGCATCATCATCAACCTGCGCGACAACACGGTCAGCGCCGGCGGCAGCAGCAGCGGCAGCCGCGTGCGCATCACCCTGCAACCGGAAGCCGTCCCACCCGCGGCCCCGCCGGCGGACCCGGCGCAGTGA
- the lptB gene encoding LPS export ABC transporter ATP-binding protein produces MSVLQTFSLGKNYQSRRVVDDVSLTVGSGQVIGLLGPNGAGKTTCFYMIVGIIPCSEGRIELDGTDLTGQPMHVRAQHGLGYLPQEASVFRKLSVADNIMSILEIRKDLDGHERGEQLESLMHELHIGHLAEQPGISLSGGERRRVEIARALAANPRFVLLDEPFAGVDPISVIDIQHIIEHLCSRDIGVLITDHNVRETLGICDQAYILSEGRVISAGSPQSVLADQRVREVYLGTEFRL; encoded by the coding sequence GTGAGCGTGCTGCAGACCTTCAGCCTGGGCAAGAACTACCAGTCGCGACGCGTCGTCGATGACGTCTCGCTCACCGTTGGCAGCGGCCAGGTCATCGGCCTGCTGGGGCCGAACGGCGCCGGCAAGACGACCTGCTTCTACATGATCGTGGGGATCATCCCCTGCAGCGAGGGCCGCATCGAACTCGACGGGACGGATCTGACCGGTCAGCCCATGCATGTCCGCGCACAGCACGGTCTCGGCTATCTGCCACAGGAGGCCTCGGTGTTCAGAAAGCTGTCGGTGGCGGATAACATCATGTCCATACTCGAGATCCGCAAGGACCTGGACGGACACGAACGCGGCGAGCAGCTGGAATCCCTGATGCACGAACTCCATATCGGCCATCTCGCCGAACAGCCCGGCATCAGCCTTTCCGGCGGGGAACGCCGCCGCGTGGAGATCGCACGCGCCCTGGCCGCGAATCCGCGTTTCGTCCTGCTCGACGAACCGTTCGCCGGCGTCGATCCGATCTCGGTCATCGATATCCAGCACATCATCGAGCATCTGTGCAGCCGCGACATCGGCGTGCTGATTACCGACCATAACGTGCGCGAGACCCTGGGCATCTGCGACCAGGCCTACATCCTGAGCGAAGGCCGGGTGATCTCGGCCGGCAGCCCGCAGAGCGTGCTGGCCGACCAGCGGGTACGCGAAGTCTATCTCGGCACCGAATTCCGCCTGTGA
- a CDS encoding RNA polymerase factor sigma-54: MKQSLQLKLGQNLTMTPQLQQAIRLLQLSTLELQTEVQMALESNPMLEQDDGSGGSGDLGEPVTESGSAEHETTAGSNGEADAIPEELPVDSNWEDIFDTGATSYSAPDTSNRDYLDTVTVSGENLHDHLLWQLELSSFSDTDLAIAHTVIDAINEDGYLSIGAEDIRKSLGADFEVDTDEIEAVIHRVQQFDPLGVGARDLQESLLLQLQQFADGTPWLREARLLVRDHFGLLSNRDYNRISSKLKLGKDDLQQVIQLIQSLNPRPGAGYTTAAPEYIVPDVYVFRKDGSWQVELNPDSIPKLRINSMYANMIKRGSNSSDNNYLRDNLQEARWFLKSLQSRHETLLKVANCIVERQHGFLEHGDEAMRPMVLRSIAEAIGMHESTVSRVTTRKYMHTPRGIYEFKYFFSSHVTTETGGECSATAIRAIIKKLVAAENPAKPLSDSKMASVLADQGINVARRTIAKYRESLSISPSNERKRLT, encoded by the coding sequence ATGAAGCAGTCCCTGCAACTCAAACTCGGCCAGAATCTGACCATGACCCCCCAGCTGCAGCAGGCTATCCGCCTGCTGCAGCTGTCCACGCTGGAACTGCAGACCGAGGTGCAGATGGCGCTGGAATCCAATCCGATGCTCGAACAGGACGATGGCAGCGGCGGCAGCGGCGACCTCGGCGAGCCGGTTACCGAATCCGGCAGTGCCGAGCACGAAACCACGGCGGGGAGCAACGGCGAGGCGGATGCCATCCCGGAAGAACTGCCGGTCGACAGTAACTGGGAGGACATCTTCGATACCGGTGCCACCAGCTACAGCGCCCCCGACACCAGTAACCGCGACTACTTGGATACGGTGACCGTCAGCGGTGAGAACCTCCACGACCACCTGCTCTGGCAACTGGAACTGTCCAGCTTTTCCGATACCGACCTGGCGATTGCCCACACCGTCATCGACGCTATCAACGAGGACGGCTACCTCAGCATCGGCGCCGAAGACATCCGCAAGTCGCTAGGCGCCGATTTCGAGGTGGATACGGACGAAATCGAGGCCGTCATCCACCGCGTCCAGCAGTTCGATCCGCTCGGGGTGGGTGCCCGGGACCTGCAGGAAAGCCTGCTGCTGCAGCTGCAGCAGTTCGCCGATGGCACCCCCTGGCTGCGCGAGGCACGCCTGCTGGTGCGCGATCATTTCGGCCTGTTGAGCAACCGTGACTACAACCGCATCAGCAGCAAGCTGAAACTGGGCAAGGACGACCTGCAGCAGGTGATCCAGCTGATCCAGTCACTGAATCCGCGGCCCGGCGCCGGCTACACGACGGCGGCGCCCGAATACATCGTCCCGGACGTGTACGTGTTCCGCAAGGACGGCAGCTGGCAGGTCGAACTGAATCCCGATTCGATCCCCAAGCTGCGCATCAATTCGATGTACGCGAACATGATCAAGCGCGGCAGCAACAGCTCGGACAACAACTACCTCAGGGACAACCTCCAGGAAGCACGCTGGTTCCTGAAAAGCCTGCAGAGTCGCCACGAAACCCTGCTCAAGGTCGCCAACTGCATCGTCGAGCGCCAGCACGGTTTTCTCGAGCATGGCGACGAGGCCATGCGTCCCATGGTGCTGCGCAGCATAGCCGAGGCCATCGGCATGCACGAGTCGACCGTTTCGCGCGTCACCACGCGCAAATACATGCATACTCCGCGCGGCATCTACGAATTCAAGTATTTCTTCTCCAGCCACGTCACCACGGAAACCGGCGGAGAATGTTCGGCCACGGCCATCCGGGCAATCATCAAGAAGCTGGTGGCCGCGGAAAACCCGGCGAAACCGCTCAGCGACAGCAAGATGGCCAGCGTCCTGGCCGATCAGGGTATCAACGTCGCCCGCCGCACCATTGCCAAGTACCGGGAATCGCTCTCGATATCGCCGTCCAACGAACGCAAACGCCTCACCTAG
- the raiA gene encoding ribosome-associated translation inhibitor RaiA translates to MQISLTGNHVELTDPLREYVNTKMERLERHFDIVREIHVVLSVEKLRHKAEATVHINGNNLFADSVQEDMYAAIDALTDKLDRQVKKHKEKMTDHHRSEGSISKDL, encoded by the coding sequence ATGCAAATCAGCCTGACCGGAAACCACGTCGAACTGACCGACCCCCTGCGCGAATACGTCAACACCAAGATGGAACGCCTCGAGCGCCATTTCGATATCGTGCGCGAAATCCACGTCGTCTTGAGCGTGGAAAAGCTGCGTCACAAGGCCGAAGCGACGGTGCACATCAACGGCAACAACCTGTTCGCCGACTCGGTCCAGGAGGATATGTACGCGGCCATCGACGCCCTGACCGACAAGCTCGACCGCCAGGTGAAAAAGCACAAGGAAAAGATGACCGATCATCATCGCAGCGAAGGCTCGATCTCCAAGGACCTGTAG
- the ptsN gene encoding PTS IIA-like nitrogen regulatory protein PtsN, producing MNITSLLTPERVVCCDNIASKKRLLEHLSELLGNSAPHLSQQAIFDALVNREKLGSTGLGRGVAIPHGRMAMLEEPVCAFIKVEKPVDFDAADDQPVDLVFCLLVPEDSTEEHLQVLSTIAEIFSNPAMCSALRECDSGECIMQQLYQWERQRISA from the coding sequence ATGAACATTACTTCCCTATTGACACCGGAACGCGTCGTCTGCTGTGACAACATCGCAAGCAAGAAGCGGCTGCTGGAACACCTGAGCGAACTGCTCGGCAACAGCGCGCCGCACCTGTCGCAGCAGGCGATCTTCGACGCGCTGGTAAACCGCGAGAAACTCGGCAGCACCGGACTCGGACGGGGTGTCGCCATCCCGCATGGCCGCATGGCCATGCTCGAGGAACCGGTATGCGCCTTCATCAAGGTGGAAAAGCCGGTCGATTTCGATGCCGCAGATGACCAGCCCGTGGATCTGGTGTTCTGCCTGCTGGTGCCGGAGGACTCGACCGAGGAACACCTGCAGGTCCTGTCCACGATCGCGGAAATCTTCAGCAACCCCGCCATGTGCAGCGCGCTGCGCGAATGCGACAGCGGTGAATGCATAATGCAGCAACTCTACCAGTGGGAACGCCAGCGCATTTCCGCATGA